aatacgagctgcagaactaaatagagagggtacaatcttctacaagagtgtacagctcctggcgtatgccgatgatattgatatcatcggaagcaacaaccgcgccgtttgttctgcgttttccagactagataaagaagcgaagcgtatgggtctggtggtgaatgaggacaagacgaaatatctcctgtcatcaaacaaacagtcagcgcactcgcgtcttggctcccacgtcactgttgacagtcataactttgaagttgtagataatttcgtttatctgggaaccagcattaacaacaccaacaatgtcagccttgaaatccaacgcagaatcactcttgccaacaggtgctactttggactgagtaggcaattgaaaagtaaagtcctctctcgacgaaccaaaatcaaactctataagtcgctcattattcccgtcctgatgtatggcgctgaagcgtggacgatgacaacatccgatgagacgactcttggggttttcgagagaaaggttttgcgcaagatttatggtcctctaaacattggcaacggcgaataccgcagacgatggaacgatgagctgtacgatttatacgacgacattgacatagttcagcgaataaaaagacagcggctacgctggctaggtcatgttgtacggatggaagaaaacaatccagctctgaaagtattcgatgcagtacccgctggaggaagccgcggaagaggacgacctccactccggtggaaagaccaagtgcaaagtgacctggcttcacttggtgtttccagttggcgccaaaaagcaaaaaggaggaatgagtggcgcgctctggtggattcggctataatcgcttaaagcggttcctacgccaaatatatatatatatataaatatattgaacaaAAGTTTCGCAAATAAAATGTGGCATTTTTCGCCTGCTTGCCagcatatgagtgtgtgtgtgtgtgtttgtaagcgTCGCTTAAGTGAAAAGCATTGCGACAAGCAATTGCGACAAAACGATTTTCCAGCTAAATtgtcacacagacacacacacacacacgcagtgaCAAAGTATGTAGTCAACATTGGAATTGAATGAGAAAACTTTTGCCACATTGCGTTGCTGCAAATGATGTCGCCGACAGCCAGTgtcacgcacacatacacgcacGCTTCCACACACTAGTCAATATCGAAGTTTCTCTAAATCTCTTACTCTCATGCCTTTACCACAGCCGCATTTGACTTGTAAATTTCTTCTGGCTGCCAATAGATTTTGGTAATGCAACTTTcaaataactgtaattttgGGGCCAATTAGCTTAATACTAGCACGTCAGTGCGACTGGAATTTAAGTGAGCTCCTTCAAGGGTTAAGTCACTAGATAGCAACTTATATGGAATCATATGTAAGCTCCATCAGAAATACATAGATAGTAAATGGAAATACCGAGATTAGTACGAAGAGTTAGCTCGGTTGGTAACAATCGAAATCTAGATCTCAAGATATTCATGAACCTCTAGATGAAACTTGGTAGGCGCCTTTCTTGGCAGCCAAGGTAGATATGAGCTTCCGAAAAATCTCATAACTCTTCAGAGAAAGCCTTCCCTCATTAAGAGAAAGCCTTCCTTAGGGTTACCATAACATAGCGTACTGAAAATATTTCGTTTCAGTATCGAATAAATCAAGTAAAATCGATCTcctatttaaggggttaggggtagtcaggattttcaaaaaatcaattgtttttgcatttccgttaagagtaaaatcttaaaaatattctctaaaaactacttttcgagttattcgaaaaaaaaaaacaaagagcgctcaggcTCTCCAACACACAagtgtcaaactttaaatgcgtttatctcaaaactatgctTTTTGAACTGgtaacaactgtaactcgataaccgctcagtagattttaatgaaattcatacagcttttagaacacataataaactcaggcctgatccgaaggattttttttcaaaatttcgattttttaagaccaattaaccactgttgattttttcccgaaaatctaaaaaaaaatttccctgAGGTCgccattttgataatttttgtaaacaaaaagcttcggatcaggcccaggattatctatttataaaactattttttttatccgattgattttagatgaatctccaatgACTTATGATTGTTACCGCAAGGACCTTCTTTGAAACCCAAGGACCTTGTGACCCCTATCAAAAACTTGCAACGTTACATCACTTTACCCGAAGTTTGACCTCTCTTGACTTCTAGTTTACCCCTAATTTTGAACTTCCTTGAACCcttgtataaaatttattgaaaagataATTACTTGTTGAATTTGGAAGAACACCACCGACGTTTAGATACAATCCCATAACTCAGCAACTGCTCGATCAATTTGAACCAAACTTAGTTAATCAATTTCCCTTGACATCCCTACCTGACAGTTTGAAAACGGAAGAATTCGAACACTATCCACACCTATTTCACGTATGACAGCATGATGAACTAGACGAGAGTTGTAATATTCACAAGGTACTTTCAATAAAGTTCACAGCCCCAatacaagaaaacaaaaacaggaAAAGGTGCGCATCATCTTTATCTCCGCTTAAAGCACAGAAACAAGTAAGcgctaattaaaaaaattgtagataATACGAAGAAATTTCCCCTAAATTTCAGCCATATAAAAGTGGTAATTTCGCCACAGAGtaacagttttaaaaaaattaccaaaatgtTGCAATCAAcgaagctgctgctgctggcagTGATATTCATGGTAATCGGAGGTAACCAGTTGATGGCGAAATTCATAGGTCCATCAATCAGCCAAAATTTTAACTATACAAGTGCAAGTAAGTTCAAACCTACTAaacaatatactatatatttgaatattatcTAGGAAAACCTTTGAAAGTGTCCATAGTTGATAAATAGCTCAATACTCCTTATTACTTTACAAATTATAAGTCTTACAAATTCTATTTGAAGATGCCACAGTTGTGTTGACGAGCTCTGCCAATCCTATAACTACAACAGTTCGATCGACAACCTCACCGAAGCCTAAGATAACAACACTTCGATCGACAACCTCACCGAAGCCTAAGATAACAACAGTTCGATCGACAACCTCACCGAAACCGAAGACAACAGAGGCTCCTAACGTCCATAACCATCCGAAATTCTATTTTGCACCGCTACAGGTAATACAAAGATGTTAATATATAGAATCGTACTAGaggatagaaaataaaatatataacatgaACATTTAAATTTCAGTTGAATTGGTTTGGCGCATATGGTTACTGCAAAGAGAGAAATTGGAATCTCATCGTTCTGGACTCGGAGAAAATCAGGCTGGAATTTGaaagttatcttaataaatacagtaagaaaaatatgtttgtttgttttcgaaaatatttaattttgtttttgtagactTGAGACATCATCGCATTTGGACAGCTGGCAATCAATTGGGCGATATGAAGACTTGGCGCTGGGGTCTGCATGGACCAAAAGTCACATATAGCCATTGGGCAAAGGGAGAACCGGATAATTACAAACATCAGCaacattgtttaaaattatataaaaccaGTTTGGAATGGGACGATGATTCCTGTGAGAAGGTTATCAATTTTGCTTGCTTAAAGCATTgaattacaaataaaagtagttgaaatttcatatttggatagaacttttattaatttcaaatttggttgtaagaatttcattaaaatcgtgAGATTAGAAGGTATGAGTCGTAGAATTTCCGTAGCTTTCCTATATCTCAGGCTTCAGAAGCATAAATATAGATTGATCCACAAatagtaaaagaaaaataaccCTGTAAGCTTAAAGGTGTCTCCTTAATGCCAGAGTTATGCGCAGTAAAGCTTAGCATCGATTTAAAAATGATTGATAGGTTGTCAAGGATATGATTTTCAATACAAGCAGAGCACTAAGTAaggcaatatttttagaatgagaTGAAGGATATGCATATTGGCCCGATTACACCACAGTTAAATCTATGCAATCTAAACAGATACGGACATTTATCTGCCCAAGGGACTGTCGATTCGTACGATCCAATGTAGATATGGGTTTTCGTAAAATCTGATGACTTGTGGGAGAATAACCCGCCAATAAAATCTAGTAACAATCTATTCGctttataaagataatatttgaTGATATTTCAAGCCTTTCTAAATCCTTATTTGAACTTTATTGACCTACAGCGTGACCTCATTCGACCCATATAGCTTGGCATCTCGTGACTCCTAGCAAAAAATCTAACGTGACGTCACTTTACCCGAAGTTTGACCACTCTTAACTTCTAGCTCCCACCTAATTTTGAACTCCCCTGACCACTCTTATGACTTCGTTAGTTCCCTATCTTACTCTTCCTTGCTTTCCAAATTCAATTGTCCTAGATTGACTTCGCTTGACTTCTCGTTCGAACTTAGCTTGACTACAATCACGTCAACTTCCAATGTAATATTATGTTCAGAGCATCAattcaagaaaacaaaaaaaaaagaaaataaaaggtgCATATCCACTTTATCTTCgcttaaagaaaagaaacaagtaagcgctaattaaaaaaatatctctaACCAAATCCCAGATAATACGAAAAAATTCCCCTAAAATTCAACCATATAAATCAGTGCATTTCGCCAAAGAGTACTAGTTTTAAAACATTTACCAAAATGTTGCAATCAACGAAGCTCTTGCTGTTGGCAGTAATATTCATGGTAATCGGAGGTAACCAGTTGATGGCGAAATTCATAGGACCTTCAATCAGCCAAAATTTTAACTATACCAACACAAGTAAGTTCAAACCTACCGAAGAACATATTATATTAGGGAGTCCTGAAAATATAACTTTCGTTAGTCCTTCTGAAAATGTTGGTAATAATATTGTTTGTTGTCCACTTTTAAGGCATACTTAAAACACTGAGTTTAAGTTGCTATGTAGGGTGGAAGCCATTTCACTATACTAAAAAGTTGAAAGGACACTAGGAGAGTTCTAGATCTGACCTTTCAGCGAAGAGATTCGCCTTTATTGATTTTCTCCGTTGTATAAAGTACCGactatgaaattgaaaaaatgtttt
This portion of the Zeugodacus cucurbitae isolate PBARC_wt_2022May chromosome 3, idZeuCucr1.2, whole genome shotgun sequence genome encodes:
- the LOC128919745 gene encoding macrophage mannose receptor 1-like; translation: MLQSTKLLLLAVIFMVIGGNQLMAKFIGPSISQNFNYTSANATVVLTSSANPITTTVRSTTSPKPKITTLRSTTSPKPKITTVRSTTSPKPKTTEAPNVHNHPKFYFAPLQLNWFGAYGYCKERNWNLIVLDSEKIRLEFESYLNKYNLRHHRIWTAGNQLGDMKTWRWGLHGPKVTYSHWAKGEPDNYKHQQHCLKLYKTSLEWDDDSCEKVINFACLKH